One genomic region from Haloarcula taiwanensis encodes:
- a CDS encoding sulfurtransferase → MTDYANDVLVSADWVSEHLDEFQSDDPAHRLVEVDVDTELYDESHAPGAIGFNWETQLQDQTTRDILDKEDFEDLLGSHGISEDSTVVLYGDNSNWFAAYTYWQFKYYGHDDVKLLDGGREYWVENDYELTDEVPEFSEVDYEASGPRESIRAYREDVENAIERELPLVDVRSPEEYSGEILAPPGLQETAQRGGHIPGAQNISWAAVTNDDGTFKDYDELEELYAEYGIDGDSTTVAYCRIGERSSVAWFALHELLGYDDTINYDGSWTEWGNLVGAPIEKGEADD, encoded by the coding sequence ATGACTGACTACGCTAACGACGTGCTCGTCTCGGCCGACTGGGTCAGCGAGCATCTGGACGAGTTCCAGAGCGACGACCCCGCCCACCGACTGGTAGAAGTGGACGTCGACACGGAACTGTACGACGAGAGCCACGCCCCCGGGGCGATCGGCTTCAACTGGGAGACACAGCTTCAGGACCAGACCACACGCGACATCCTCGACAAGGAAGATTTCGAGGACCTGCTTGGCAGTCACGGCATCAGCGAGGACTCGACGGTCGTTCTCTACGGAGACAACTCCAACTGGTTCGCCGCCTACACGTATTGGCAGTTCAAGTACTACGGCCACGACGACGTGAAGCTGCTCGACGGCGGCCGCGAGTACTGGGTCGAGAACGACTACGAACTCACCGACGAGGTCCCCGAGTTCTCCGAAGTCGACTACGAGGCCTCCGGCCCGCGCGAGTCCATCCGCGCCTACCGAGAGGACGTCGAGAACGCCATCGAGCGCGAACTGCCGCTGGTCGACGTTCGCTCGCCCGAGGAATACTCCGGCGAAATCCTCGCACCCCCGGGACTCCAGGAGACCGCCCAGCGCGGCGGCCACATCCCCGGCGCACAGAACATCTCCTGGGCGGCCGTCACCAACGACGACGGGACGTTCAAGGACTACGACGAACTCGAAGAACTCTACGCCGAGTACGGCATCGACGGCGACTCCACGACGGTCGCCTACTGCCGCATCGGTGAGCGCTCCTCGGTCGCCTGGTTCGCCCTGCACGAACTGCTGGGCTACGACGACACCATCAACTACGACGGCTCCTGGACTGAATGGGGCAATCTGGTTGGTGCGCCTATCGAGAAAGGCGAAGCGGACGACTGA